A single Nitrosospira multiformis ATCC 25196 DNA region contains:
- a CDS encoding cellulase family glycosylhydrolase, with protein MAGGDDYSSLQQPSGGYAAAGDGMASYAGSQSPSSPYTAGGRVASAITAGLGNGVNLQPSYYYDGDVDLGWNLMAKYPKIKSVRIEIEMGREAVAERWIREAVSRKYAVIATFHSAAILTNDQLLMDDPNELFKAAAWWVTNYSSLSKAGAFTINLMNEWGGHAITPNDYAASYNQAIATVRSVYDGPIIVDLPGFGQEAHTAALAVVGKSGQTLKDPKIILSAHVYPQAFSLSRQRAMTTADLDELAATGRGCMLGEFGDDGSGGKTPWADLVKYAKSRDWPVFGWAWNGDGGRMNMIQPVPFQKVSSTPYPYTVGPYFQPIYDLL; from the coding sequence ATGGCCGGCGGCGATGACTACAGCAGCCTGCAGCAACCGTCTGGCGGCTATGCCGCCGCTGGCGACGGTATGGCAAGCTACGCCGGATCTCAAAGTCCGTCCTCGCCGTATACTGCAGGCGGTCGGGTTGCCTCGGCGATCACAGCGGGACTCGGCAACGGCGTCAATCTGCAACCGTCCTATTACTACGACGGTGACGTCGACCTGGGATGGAACCTGATGGCGAAATACCCCAAGATCAAGTCGGTGCGGATCGAGATCGAGATGGGCCGGGAGGCGGTTGCCGAGCGCTGGATCCGCGAGGCCGTAAGCCGCAAGTACGCGGTCATTGCGACCTTTCACAGCGCAGCGATCCTCACCAACGACCAGCTGCTCATGGACGACCCGAATGAACTCTTCAAGGCCGCAGCCTGGTGGGTCACCAACTACTCCTCTTTAAGCAAGGCTGGTGCATTCACCATTAACCTGATGAACGAATGGGGTGGCCACGCCATCACCCCCAACGACTATGCGGCGAGCTACAACCAGGCCATCGCCACCGTGCGCAGCGTCTACGACGGCCCCATCATCGTAGACCTCCCGGGCTTCGGGCAGGAGGCGCACACCGCGGCTCTTGCCGTCGTCGGCAAGTCCGGCCAGACCCTTAAGGATCCCAAGATCATTCTCTCGGCGCATGTCTATCCGCAAGCCTTCTCGCTGTCAAGGCAGCGGGCGATGACCACGGCCGACCTCGACGAACTGGCGGCGACGGGCCGGGGTTGCATGCTGGGGGAATTCGGTGACGACGGCTCGGGCGGCAAGACCCCATGGGCCGATCTCGTCAAGTACGCAAAATCCAGGGACTGGCCGGTGTTCGGCTGGGCCTGGAACGGCGACGGGGGCCGCATGAACATGATCCAGCCGGTG
- a CDS encoding DMT family transporter, with amino-acid sequence MIEKTTSGWINGFIGVTIFAGSLPATRVAVADFSPSFLTCARATIAALLGLALLLALQQPRPKLTDVPALIVTALGVVVGFPLLTALALQHITSAHSIVFLGMLPLCTAIFAVLRAGERPRPAFWLFSVVGAAFVVGYAAMGGIKASLQVDLLMLAAVIVCGLGYAEGARLSRTLGGWQVICWALVLSLPVMLPITLLTMPSSFSHVGMPAWIGLGYVSLFSMLIGFVFWYRGLVQGGIAAVGQLQLFQPFMGLGLAALLLHEKVSWVMLVVTLAAVGCVAGAKKYAT; translated from the coding sequence GTGATAGAAAAAACAACAAGTGGCTGGATCAACGGATTTATCGGAGTGACAATCTTTGCAGGGTCGCTGCCCGCAACCCGCGTCGCAGTCGCCGATTTCTCTCCCTCGTTTCTAACATGCGCACGAGCAACCATTGCCGCGCTACTGGGTTTGGCGCTCTTGCTCGCGCTTCAGCAGCCACGGCCAAAACTCACGGATGTTCCCGCTTTGATTGTGACCGCCCTGGGTGTCGTGGTTGGGTTTCCGTTGCTGACCGCATTGGCGCTGCAACACATTACCTCTGCGCATTCCATCGTCTTCCTTGGCATGCTGCCCTTGTGCACGGCCATCTTTGCCGTGCTCCGTGCGGGTGAGCGTCCCCGCCCGGCGTTCTGGTTGTTTTCGGTAGTCGGTGCAGCCTTCGTTGTCGGCTATGCGGCGATGGGAGGCATCAAGGCATCGCTGCAAGTCGATTTGCTGATGCTGGCAGCCGTCATCGTGTGTGGCCTAGGATATGCGGAAGGCGCCCGCCTGTCCCGCACGTTAGGAGGCTGGCAAGTCATTTGTTGGGCATTGGTGCTGTCGTTGCCGGTCATGTTACCCATCACGTTACTGACGATGCCCTCGTCGTTCAGTCATGTTGGGATGCCGGCGTGGATCGGCCTCGGCTACGTCTCGCTGTTCAGCATGCTGATTGGCTTTGTGTTCTGGTATCGCGGCTTGGTGCAAGGTGGTATCGCGGCAGTCGGACAGCTTCAGTTGTTCCAGCCTTTCATGGGGCTTGGCCTGGCTGCCCTACTGCTGCACGAAAAGGTGAGCTGGGTGATGTTAGTGGTGACGCTGGCGGCCGTGGGTTGCGTCGCAGGTGCAAAGAAGTACGCCACATGA
- the rpoD gene encoding RNA polymerase sigma factor RpoD yields the protein MFDNDSETETDSMAKAPEQVTEIAKAVMAAKEPTLANGKIARSRAAREGKNSHAKDPEKAAASQELEARRMRLKNLIVQGKERGYLTYAEINDHLPDDMLDAEQIENIISMINDVGISVYDEAPDAETLLMSETAPTVADEDVVEEAEAALSTVDSEFGRTTDPVRMYMREMGSVELLTRESEIEIAKRIEDGLKHMIQAISACPTTIAGILEFADRVSKDEMRVDELVDGLLDPSTEEIISEEISDESLEQELNSDAEDEDVTAVANANLLKLKNDALERFAVVQKAYDEMQKVLEKKGSGNKAYKDIQEQISSELMAIRFSAKMVERLCDTQRALVDEMRGYERKIMELCVSKVGMSRNHFIKTFPGNESNLNWVDEEIALGKPYSAALERYRPEIVEQQQNLLALQKQVGIPLKELKEINRRMSTGEAKARRAKREMTEANLRLVISIAKKYTNRGLQFLDLIQEGNIGLMKAVDKFEYRRGYKFSTYATWWIRQAITRSIADQARTIRIPVHMIETINKMNRISRQILQETGQEPEPAVLAQKMEMPEEKIRKILKISKEPISMETPIGDDEDSHLGDFIEDSATMAPADAAVYASLRDVTKDILDSLTPREAKVLRMRFGIEMNTDHTLEEVGKQFDVTRERIRQIEAKALRKLRHPSRSERLRSFLDTEG from the coding sequence ATGTTCGATAATGACAGTGAAACGGAAACGGATTCAATGGCTAAAGCTCCGGAGCAGGTGACCGAGATTGCGAAGGCAGTGATGGCGGCGAAAGAGCCCACCCTCGCCAATGGCAAGATCGCAAGATCAAGAGCGGCCCGGGAAGGAAAAAACTCGCACGCCAAGGATCCGGAAAAAGCTGCCGCCTCCCAGGAGCTCGAGGCGCGCCGCATGCGTCTCAAGAATCTGATCGTGCAGGGCAAGGAACGCGGCTATCTCACTTACGCCGAAATCAATGATCATCTCCCCGACGATATGCTCGACGCGGAGCAGATCGAGAACATCATCAGCATGATCAATGACGTCGGGATTTCCGTTTATGACGAGGCGCCCGACGCGGAAACGCTGCTCATGTCTGAAACTGCCCCTACCGTGGCCGATGAGGATGTGGTGGAGGAAGCGGAAGCCGCGCTTTCCACTGTGGATTCGGAGTTCGGGCGCACAACCGACCCTGTCCGGATGTATATGCGCGAAATGGGTTCCGTGGAACTGCTGACGCGTGAGAGCGAAATCGAAATCGCAAAACGTATCGAGGACGGCTTGAAGCACATGATACAGGCGATTTCCGCCTGTCCGACAACCATAGCCGGAATTCTCGAATTCGCCGACAGAGTGTCGAAAGACGAGATGCGTGTGGATGAGCTGGTGGATGGGTTGCTCGATCCCAGCACAGAGGAAATTATCAGCGAAGAGATTTCCGATGAATCCCTGGAACAGGAATTGAACTCGGATGCGGAAGATGAGGATGTCACCGCAGTCGCAAATGCCAACCTCCTCAAGCTGAAAAATGACGCGCTGGAGCGTTTTGCAGTGGTTCAAAAGGCTTATGACGAGATGCAGAAGGTGCTCGAAAAGAAAGGATCGGGCAACAAGGCCTATAAAGACATCCAGGAGCAGATTTCGTCCGAGCTGATGGCTATCCGTTTCTCTGCCAAAATGGTTGAACGGTTGTGCGATACGCAGCGGGCACTGGTGGATGAAATGCGCGGTTACGAGCGAAAAATAATGGAGCTTTGCGTAAGCAAGGTGGGAATGTCGCGTAACCACTTCATCAAGACCTTCCCCGGTAACGAGAGTAACCTGAACTGGGTGGATGAGGAGATTGCACTCGGCAAACCCTACAGCGCAGCCCTGGAACGTTATCGTCCCGAGATTGTGGAACAGCAACAGAATCTGCTGGCACTGCAAAAGCAGGTAGGCATTCCCTTGAAGGAACTCAAGGAAATCAACCGCCGCATGTCCACGGGTGAGGCGAAGGCGCGCCGGGCCAAACGTGAAATGACCGAAGCAAATTTGCGACTGGTGATTTCCATCGCTAAAAAATATACCAATCGGGGATTGCAGTTCCTCGATCTCATTCAGGAAGGCAACATCGGCCTGATGAAGGCAGTCGATAAATTCGAATACCGGCGGGGATACAAGTTTTCCACCTACGCAACCTGGTGGATTCGTCAGGCCATCACACGTTCCATTGCGGATCAGGCGCGTACCATCCGTATCCCGGTGCACATGATCGAAACGATTAACAAGATGAACCGCATTTCCCGCCAGATCCTGCAGGAAACCGGGCAGGAGCCGGAGCCCGCCGTCCTCGCACAGAAAATGGAAATGCCGGAAGAGAAGATTCGTAAAATCCTCAAGATTTCCAAGGAACCAATTTCCATGGAGACCCCGATCGGAGACGACGAAGATTCTCATCTCGGGGATTTCATCGAGGATTCAGCTACCATGGCTCCTGCGGATGCGGCAGTTTATGCCAGCCTGCGCGATGTTACGAAAGATATACTGGATTCGCTGACTCCGCGCGAAGCAAAAGTACTGCGCATGCGCTTCGGCATCGAAATGAATACCGACCACACGCTGGAGGAAGTCGGCAAGCAGTTCGACGTAACGCGCGAGCGCATCCGCCAGATCGAGGCCAAGGCACTGCGCAAGCTGCGCCATCCGTCCCGTTCCGAGCGCCTGCGCAGCTTCCTGGATACTGAAGGCTGA
- the dnaG gene encoding DNA primase, translated as MISQSFIQELLDRTDIVDVIERDVPLRRAGANYSACCPFHSEKTPSFTVSPIKQFYHCFGCGAHGNAIGFVMEYDGMHFVEAVSELAARIGLQVPAQQAETGSGSQSDSARVKPNGTEYSPGALLEAMKIAARFYREQLKLSKNAIDYLKQRGLTGATAARFGIGYAPAGWQNLHTSFPGQPDNAQKRLLVQAGLMVEGDGGKCYDRFRDRIMFPIVNLKGMIVGFGGRVLEKGEPKYLNSPETPLFQKGRELYNLFGARRAIREAGKVIVVEGYMDVVALSQHGIEYAVATLGTATTPYHIQKLLRQTDNIVFCFDADSAGKKAAWRALEDSLAQLADGKSIGFLFLPEGEDPDSYIRNHGRSAFEKLLEQTLPLSVFLFRELSARTDLKSSEGRAKLVQDAKPLLARVAAPGLALMLVKRLAEISGLSERELEGILKIRRVTAFPVREKPSRPKPVSPYEWLLQILLYHPAYIQKLDRELLAYDQEYEKEVAALAALVEFIDVHPHMGEGTLIPLMTVHFRASPYRAILEQAASKTLGWDGELDLEAEFAGAMARLHEMKRKQRMAVLHNKSLSALTPEEREELQRMAMP; from the coding sequence ATGATTTCACAATCATTCATTCAGGAACTGCTCGACCGGACAGATATTGTCGATGTCATCGAGCGCGATGTGCCCCTCAGGAGAGCAGGCGCGAACTATAGCGCCTGCTGCCCATTTCATAGTGAAAAAACTCCCTCCTTCACGGTAAGTCCCATCAAGCAGTTTTATCATTGTTTCGGTTGCGGGGCCCACGGTAATGCCATTGGTTTCGTGATGGAGTACGATGGCATGCACTTCGTGGAGGCTGTGAGTGAACTTGCGGCCCGAATCGGGCTCCAGGTGCCTGCGCAACAAGCTGAAACCGGATCAGGGTCTCAATCAGATTCTGCACGGGTAAAGCCGAACGGAACAGAATACTCCCCGGGTGCGTTGCTGGAGGCAATGAAGATTGCCGCGCGTTTTTACCGGGAGCAACTCAAGCTTTCGAAAAATGCGATCGACTACTTGAAGCAGCGGGGCTTGACGGGTGCAACCGCTGCGCGCTTTGGCATCGGATATGCTCCCGCAGGTTGGCAGAACCTGCACACTTCATTCCCCGGGCAGCCGGATAATGCCCAAAAACGCCTGCTGGTACAGGCCGGATTGATGGTCGAGGGTGACGGAGGCAAGTGTTATGACCGGTTTCGTGATCGCATCATGTTTCCCATCGTCAACCTCAAAGGGATGATTGTCGGATTTGGTGGCAGAGTGCTGGAGAAAGGAGAGCCCAAGTATCTCAATTCCCCGGAAACACCCCTATTCCAGAAAGGCCGCGAGCTCTATAATCTTTTTGGCGCCCGGCGGGCGATCCGGGAAGCGGGAAAGGTTATCGTGGTGGAGGGCTACATGGATGTAGTGGCTCTTTCCCAGCATGGAATCGAATACGCGGTGGCTACCCTGGGCACTGCCACCACCCCCTACCATATCCAGAAGCTGCTGCGCCAGACCGATAATATCGTCTTTTGCTTTGATGCAGACAGCGCTGGAAAAAAAGCGGCTTGGCGCGCGCTGGAGGACAGCCTCGCCCAGCTTGCCGACGGCAAGAGCATCGGTTTTCTTTTTCTGCCGGAGGGGGAGGATCCTGACAGTTACATCCGCAATCATGGCAGAAGCGCCTTCGAAAAGCTGCTTGAGCAAACATTGCCTCTGTCTGTTTTTCTTTTCAGGGAACTGTCGGCGCGAACCGATCTCAAAAGTAGCGAGGGGCGTGCCAAGCTGGTGCAGGATGCCAAACCCTTGCTGGCGCGAGTCGCCGCACCCGGACTTGCACTGATGCTGGTGAAGCGATTGGCGGAGATCAGTGGTCTGAGCGAGCGGGAGTTGGAAGGTATTTTGAAGATCAGACGCGTTACCGCTTTTCCGGTTCGCGAAAAGCCTTCCCGTCCGAAGCCTGTTTCTCCCTACGAGTGGCTGCTCCAGATATTGTTGTACCACCCTGCTTATATCCAGAAGCTTGACAGGGAACTGCTTGCATATGACCAGGAATATGAGAAAGAAGTAGCAGCGCTAGCGGCGCTCGTTGAATTTATCGACGTCCACCCCCATATGGGAGAAGGGACGTTGATACCTTTGATGACTGTTCATTTCCGTGCTAGTCCCTACCGCGCAATCCTTGAACAGGCGGCAAGCAAAACACTTGGCTGGGACGGCGAACTCGACCTGGAAGCGGAATTTGCCGGAGCGATGGCGCGATTACATGAGATGAAACGCAAGCAACGCATGGCAGTGCTGCACAATAAATCCCTGAGTGCCCTTACCCCCGAGGAAAGGGAGGAGCTTCAGCGGATGGCAATGCCATAA
- a CDS encoding GatB/YqeY domain-containing protein has translation MSLKQQITEDMKAAMRAGDARLRDAIRLLQAAIKQREVDERRELDDAAVVAAIEKMLKQRRDSIVQYEAAHRQDLADAEKYEMEVLQSYMPQALSDNEVECAVAEAISAVGAKGQQDMGRVMALLKPRLSGRADMSKVSALVKIRLAL, from the coding sequence GTGAGTCTGAAACAGCAAATAACCGAAGATATGAAAGCCGCGATGCGAGCGGGTGATGCGCGGCTGCGTGATGCCATCCGCCTGTTGCAGGCTGCAATAAAACAGCGCGAGGTGGATGAGCGCAGAGAGCTGGACGATGCGGCTGTCGTTGCCGCTATCGAAAAAATGCTCAAGCAGCGCAGGGACTCCATTGTCCAATATGAAGCAGCCCACCGGCAGGATCTCGCGGATGCAGAGAAGTATGAAATGGAGGTGCTGCAGTCCTACATGCCTCAGGCATTGAGCGATAATGAGGTGGAATGTGCTGTCGCGGAAGCGATTTCGGCCGTTGGCGCCAAGGGACAACAGGATATGGGGCGGGTAATGGCGTTGCTCAAGCCCAGGCTTTCCGGGCGGGCGGATATGAGCAAAGTATCTGCCCTGGTCAAGATCAGACTCGCCCTCTGA
- the rpsU gene encoding 30S ribosomal protein S21, whose amino-acid sequence MTTIKVKENEPFEVAMRRFKRTIEKTGLLTELRAREFYEKPTAERKRKLAAAVKRTYKRLRSQLLPPKLY is encoded by the coding sequence ATGACTACTATTAAAGTCAAGGAAAACGAGCCTTTTGAAGTCGCAATGCGCCGCTTTAAGCGCACGATAGAGAAAACAGGCCTGCTTACCGAATTGCGTGCCAGGGAATTTTACGAAAAACCGACCGCCGAGCGCAAGCGCAAACTGGCGGCAGCAGTAAAACGGACCTACAAGCGCCTGCGCAGCCAGTTGCTTCCACCGAAACTTTACTAG
- the tsaD gene encoding tRNA (adenosine(37)-N6)-threonylcarbamoyltransferase complex transferase subunit TsaD — MLVLGIETSCDETGVALYHTQQGLLSHALYSQIEMHGEYGGVVPELASRDHIRRLLPLIRQIFAEAGVSLRDLDAIAYTQGPGLAGALLVGASVAAALGFALKVPVLGIHHLEGHLLSPLLSDPAPAFPFVALLVSGGHTQLMEVTGLGQYRLLGETVDDAAGEAFDKTAKLLGLGYPGGPALSRLADEFTRSGQSARFELPRPMLHSGDFNFSFSGLKTAVLTLVNKHEMTPQIRGAIAQAFQEAAVEVLTEKSLAALAKTGLTQLVVAGGVGANRQLRSNLDRRAGTIGATVYYPKLEFCTDNGAMIAFAGAMRLESGESESSRLGKFTINARWDLEMQEIGREA, encoded by the coding sequence TTGCTCGTACTCGGAATTGAAACCTCCTGCGATGAAACGGGTGTCGCACTTTATCACACCCAGCAGGGCTTACTCAGCCATGCGCTATATTCGCAAATCGAAATGCATGGGGAATATGGCGGAGTAGTTCCCGAACTCGCCTCCCGCGACCACATCAGGCGGTTGCTGCCCCTCATCCGGCAGATATTTGCGGAAGCCGGCGTCTCACTGCGAGATCTGGATGCCATTGCATACACCCAGGGTCCCGGACTTGCCGGGGCCTTGCTCGTGGGTGCAAGCGTGGCAGCCGCGCTTGGTTTTGCGCTCAAAGTTCCCGTGCTGGGGATTCACCACCTCGAAGGCCATCTTTTATCTCCTCTGCTCTCCGACCCCGCTCCTGCTTTTCCATTCGTAGCCCTGCTTGTATCGGGGGGTCATACGCAACTGATGGAAGTGACCGGTCTGGGGCAGTACCGATTGCTTGGCGAAACTGTGGACGATGCGGCAGGAGAAGCCTTCGACAAGACGGCCAAGCTGCTCGGTCTGGGTTATCCAGGAGGGCCCGCGCTTTCCCGTCTGGCGGATGAATTTACCCGATCAGGCCAATCCGCGCGCTTCGAGCTTCCACGACCCATGCTCCATAGCGGCGATTTCAATTTCAGCTTCAGTGGCCTCAAAACCGCCGTCCTGACGCTGGTGAACAAACACGAGATGACACCCCAGATTCGCGGTGCGATCGCACAAGCTTTCCAGGAGGCGGCAGTCGAAGTGCTGACCGAGAAATCGCTTGCGGCACTTGCAAAAACGGGACTTACCCAACTGGTAGTGGCTGGCGGGGTAGGAGCCAATCGTCAATTGAGGAGTAATCTCGACCGCAGGGCAGGAACGATTGGCGCGACAGTATATTATCCGAAACTCGAATTCTGCACTGACAACGGGGCAATGATCGCATTTGCGGGAGCAATGCGTCTGGAATCTGGAGAGTCTGAAAGTTCAAGGCTTGGCAAGTTCACGATAAACGCCCGCTGGGATCTGGAAATGCAGGAAATCGGGCGAGAAGCATAA
- the plsY gene encoding glycerol-3-phosphate 1-O-acyltransferase PlsY: MTLIALILPAYLLGSISFGVLASRFFQLPDPRTYGSGNPGATNVLRSGKKSAAIFTLLGDGGKGWLAVALAEYSAPLLELGNEAVAAAALGVFLGHLFPVFLHFKGGKGVATALGILLGFNPWMGLLAATIWLAVALMWRFSSLAAIVAASLAPFYALFFLGFEARTLVVFIMSLLLIWRHKSNIAGLIAGSESRIGKRSTS; this comes from the coding sequence ATGACGCTGATAGCTTTGATTCTACCAGCATATTTGCTGGGTTCGATTTCCTTTGGCGTGCTGGCGAGCCGGTTCTTTCAGCTGCCTGATCCGCGCACATACGGCTCAGGCAATCCCGGTGCCACGAACGTCCTTCGCTCCGGAAAAAAATCCGCAGCGATATTTACATTGTTGGGGGACGGAGGCAAAGGCTGGCTTGCGGTCGCGTTGGCGGAGTATTCTGCACCTCTTCTGGAGTTGGGTAACGAGGCGGTTGCGGCAGCCGCCCTGGGGGTTTTTCTAGGTCACCTGTTTCCCGTGTTTCTGCATTTCAAAGGTGGAAAGGGAGTGGCAACCGCGCTGGGGATACTGTTGGGATTCAATCCTTGGATGGGGTTGCTTGCGGCCACAATCTGGCTCGCAGTAGCGTTGATGTGGCGTTTTTCATCGCTGGCGGCAATAGTGGCAGCAAGCCTGGCGCCATTCTATGCCTTATTTTTTCTCGGCTTCGAAGCGCGCACCCTTGTAGTTTTCATCATGTCCCTGCTGCTCATCTGGCGGCATAAGTCGAATATTGCCGGCCTGATCGCTGGCAGCGAATCGCGCATTGGCAAGCGCAGTACCTCTTGA
- the folB gene encoding dihydroneopterin aldolase, with protein MDIIFLHELKVKTLIGIYPWELKVAQTIQLDLEIALPTSQACQTDNFEDALDYALIVQRIQQVLSERHFSLLEALAEHIAQTILLEFKSPWVKVSVAKLSAIRGVKKVGVRIERTSCGH; from the coding sequence ATGGATATTATCTTCCTGCACGAACTCAAAGTTAAAACGCTGATTGGAATTTACCCGTGGGAACTCAAAGTTGCGCAGACCATCCAGCTCGATCTAGAAATCGCATTGCCGACGAGCCAGGCCTGTCAGACCGACAATTTCGAGGACGCGCTGGATTATGCCCTCATTGTGCAGCGCATTCAGCAGGTCCTTTCCGAAAGACATTTTTCCCTGCTTGAAGCCTTGGCCGAGCACATCGCGCAAACCATCCTGCTCGAATTCAAATCACCGTGGGTCAAGGTAAGTGTGGCGAAACTGAGCGCAATTCGCGGTGTAAAAAAAGTAGGTGTGCGCATCGAACGCACATCATGCGGCCATTAA
- a CDS encoding CBS domain-containing protein, protein MSDYHLLPAQRLTGAVRVATPAQPEPVTLTSPALAVMTDLRHIPAAVIQPDVTMESANAYMMLRGIRSLLVLNRDKLLAGIITATDILGEKPLRFIQERCVKHNEILVSDIMTPLDRLEAIHMSEIRHARVGNIIASLCDTGRQHTLVIENGGDGQPIVCGIFSLTQIEKQLGTTIPSVEIARTFTEIEAALAAG, encoded by the coding sequence ATGTCCGACTATCATCTCCTCCCGGCGCAGCGTCTCACGGGCGCTGTACGGGTCGCGACGCCAGCCCAGCCTGAACCGGTAACTCTGACATCACCCGCCCTCGCTGTAATGACCGACTTACGGCATATTCCGGCCGCCGTAATCCAGCCGGATGTGACCATGGAGTCGGCTAATGCCTATATGATGCTGCGCGGAATACGATCTCTGCTTGTGTTGAATCGGGACAAGCTTCTCGCAGGCATTATTACGGCGACCGATATTCTGGGGGAAAAACCGCTGCGTTTCATTCAGGAAAGGTGCGTCAAGCACAATGAAATTCTCGTTTCCGACATCATGACTCCCTTGGATCGTCTGGAGGCGATTCACATGTCGGAAATCCGGCATGCAAGAGTCGGGAATATCATCGCCAGCCTGTGTGACACCGGCCGGCAGCATACACTGGTAATAGAGAATGGCGGGGATGGCCAGCCCATCGTTTGCGGAATCTTTTCCTTGACGCAAATCGAGAAGCAGCTTGGAACTACCATTCCTTCAGTGGAAATTGCCAGGACCTTTACTGAAATAGAGGCGGCACTCGCAGCGGGCTAG
- the pyrF gene encoding orotidine-5'-phosphate decarboxylase, whose amino-acid sequence MNDPRIIVALDFPDSTSALDLVARLDPSLCRLKVGKELFTAAGPQLVEKMMGKGFEIFLDLKFHDIPTTVANACRTAAALGVWMMNVHALGGRRMLAAAREAVPPGSVRLIAVTLLTSMDQSDLDEVGLKGEPQDVVQRLAALTRDCGLDGVVCSPLETSRLRNAIGADFCLVTPGIRPADSSPDEQRRISTPRQAIENGADYLVIGRPITQATEPAVMLSRLNKDIEDIRDVSRFDNF is encoded by the coding sequence ATGAATGATCCTCGTATTATCGTCGCCCTGGATTTTCCGGATTCCACATCCGCACTCGATCTTGTAGCCCGTCTGGATCCCTCGCTATGCCGGCTTAAAGTCGGCAAAGAACTTTTTACCGCTGCCGGACCGCAGTTGGTGGAAAAGATGATGGGTAAAGGTTTCGAAATCTTCCTCGATCTGAAATTCCACGATATTCCCACTACAGTGGCAAATGCATGCAGGACAGCCGCAGCTTTGGGAGTGTGGATGATGAACGTGCATGCGCTGGGCGGAAGACGAATGCTGGCAGCAGCTCGTGAAGCTGTACCGCCGGGCTCGGTCAGGCTCATCGCAGTGACGCTGCTGACCAGCATGGACCAGAGCGATCTCGATGAAGTGGGTCTGAAGGGTGAACCACAGGACGTGGTGCAGCGCCTTGCAGCGCTCACCCGGGATTGCGGGCTGGATGGGGTCGTATGTTCCCCGCTCGAAACTTCCAGGCTGAGGAATGCGATAGGCGCTGACTTCTGTCTGGTCACGCCCGGAATACGGCCAGCCGATAGTTCCCCGGATGAACAGCGGAGGATATCGACCCCTCGCCAGGCGATTGAGAACGGAGCGGATTATCTTGTTATTGGCAGACCTATTACCCAGGCGACTGAACCGGCAGTGATGCTGAGCCGGCTGAACAAGGATATCGAAGATATCAGGGATGTCAGTCGCTTCGACAATTTCTGA
- a CDS encoding LapA family protein gives MMRYLIWFLRIVLFLLLLGFAVRNVEPVTLYYYFGYEWTAPLVLVILFFFALGVMVGAASCLAIVFRQRRQLASYRKKYDVPDVHL, from the coding sequence ATGATGCGTTATCTGATATGGTTCCTGCGGATTGTACTGTTTCTCCTCCTGCTGGGTTTTGCCGTGAGAAATGTCGAACCGGTAACGCTTTATTATTACTTCGGTTATGAATGGACGGCCCCGCTGGTACTGGTAATATTGTTTTTCTTTGCCCTGGGGGTGATGGTGGGCGCTGCGTCCTGTCTCGCCATCGTATTCAGGCAAAGACGGCAACTCGCCTCATACCGGAAAAAATATGACGTCCCGGACGTTCATTTGTAA
- a CDS encoding integration host factor subunit beta: MTKSELIARLAARHPQLGTKDAELAVKVILDAMAKSLSQGQRIEIRGFGSFDLNYRPPRVGRNPKSGEKVRVPEKYVPHFKAGKEMRERVDQKN, encoded by the coding sequence ATGACAAAGTCTGAACTGATCGCGAGGCTTGCAGCTCGCCATCCTCAACTGGGAACAAAAGATGCCGAGCTGGCAGTCAAGGTTATACTTGACGCGATGGCGAAGAGTTTGTCACAAGGGCAGCGTATTGAAATTCGCGGATTTGGCAGTTTCGATCTAAACTATCGTCCCCCGCGTGTCGGACGCAACCCAAAATCGGGAGAAAAAGTTCGGGTACCGGAAAAATATGTCCCTCATTTCAAGGCAGGAAAGGAAATGAGGGAACGGGTGGATCAGAAAAACTGA